The following proteins come from a genomic window of Candidatus Bipolaricaulis sibiricus:
- a CDS encoding tRNA (pseudouridine(54)-N(1))-methyltransferase has product MVSHTVPLGGEFSLTDLPGGAGRLDVLCRAANDAFLISHGIRKEVALHYVIQDQVTISLWGPRLRHLNPDERSTASLLREALRSARDLPPGKERPSTPGITVRRLGLAGLLSDLRSGGIEPVLLDEGGEPLRGRAFPNEVAFILSDHQDFSPAEESILDGIPRVSVGPVVLQGHQCITLVHNELDLQEEQ; this is encoded by the coding sequence ATGGTCAGCCACACCGTCCCCCTCGGTGGGGAGTTCTCCCTGACCGACCTGCCCGGCGGGGCAGGGCGACTCGATGTCCTGTGCCGTGCGGCGAACGACGCGTTTTTGATCTCCCACGGGATCCGCAAGGAGGTGGCCCTCCACTACGTGATCCAGGACCAGGTCACGATCAGCCTGTGGGGACCCCGTCTCCGACACCTCAACCCAGACGAGCGATCCACCGCGTCCCTGCTCCGCGAGGCGTTGCGCAGCGCCCGGGACCTTCCCCCTGGCAAAGAGCGTCCTTCAACCCCCGGGATCACAGTCCGCCGGCTCGGGCTGGCCGGGCTCCTGAGCGACCTCCGTTCGGGGGGAATCGAACCGGTGCTCCTCGACGAGGGCGGCGAGCCACTTCGCGGCAGGGCGTTCCCGAACGAGGTGGCGTTCATCCTGTCCGACCACCAGGACTTCTCTCCGGCCGAAGAGAGCATCCTCGACGGGATTCCCCGCGTCTCAGTGGGGCCCGTGGTCCTCCAGGGGCACCAGTGCATCACCCTCGTCCACAACGAGCTCGATCTGCAGGAGGAGCAATGA
- a CDS encoding Protein-L-isoaspartate O-methyltransferase gives MSAPISESDLARSRDALVRALRDEGIQSDRVLAALGRVPRHRFVPPHLVPHAYEDRPLPIGHGQTISQPYIVALSTEALDLGPAHRVLEVGTGSGYQAAVLAELAGDVFTVERVPELSASAAETLRSLGYANVRLRVGDGTRGWPEEAPFDAILVTAASPRVPRALLDQLSPRGRMVIPVGGPISQELLLICHDGEQWVQRRLCGCTFVPLIGEEGWT, from the coding sequence GTGAGCGCGCCGATCTCTGAGTCCGATCTCGCCCGATCTCGCGACGCACTTGTCCGCGCCCTACGGGATGAGGGTATCCAGAGTGATCGAGTGCTCGCCGCCCTCGGCCGCGTCCCACGACACAGGTTCGTTCCCCCGCACCTGGTGCCCCACGCCTACGAAGACCGTCCGCTTCCAATCGGTCACGGCCAGACCATCTCCCAGCCCTACATCGTGGCCCTGTCGACGGAGGCACTCGACCTCGGTCCCGCGCACCGTGTGTTGGAGGTGGGCACGGGGTCGGGCTACCAGGCGGCCGTCCTCGCCGAGCTGGCGGGCGACGTGTTCACCGTGGAACGAGTCCCCGAGCTGTCGGCGTCCGCTGCCGAAACGCTGCGGTCCCTCGGATACGCGAACGTCCGGTTGCGGGTTGGGGACGGAACCCGAGGATGGCCCGAGGAGGCACCGTTCGATGCAATCCTCGTCACCGCCGCGTCGCCCCGGGTTCCGCGAGCGCTTCTTGATCAGCTGTCGCCTCGGGGACGGATGGTGATCCCGGTGGGTGGGCCAATCAGCCAGGAACTCCTTCTCATCTGCCACGACGGAGAGCAGTGGGTGCAGCGGCGCCTCTGCGGGTGTACGTTCGTGCCCCTGATCGGGGAGGAGGGATGGACATGA
- a CDS encoding Trk potassium uptake system protein TrkH gives MGTKDLRIVLRDVGLLAPVVGVMAVCSVPVAVLFDEWHALGALGWTVVASLGVWAFLYLPFRRAGEARLKHGLIVAAVGWLVVAALGALPLSLVSTGAREAGLPYADPTSAFFESISGFTGTGLTMALRPDLLPRTLQWWRSFMEWVGGMGVIVLMITLIVGPGMTAANLYFAEARGEKIHPSVLSTVRTMWWIYLLYTFLAVAALWGAGMPLWDAVNHGMTGVATGGFSIWPESLGHYRSLGIEIVTLFVMIAGAISFVVHYHTLQRGPRTLVADVQTRALLILVVVGGALLSALRLGVVSADAAFRGGAFQFASALTCTGFQTVPLDGWSDVAKLMLIVGMVIGGAAGSTAGGIKVMRFMLLVRGASWQLKRLARSPDAVIPLRWGRQPLPEVVAFRRMGEAAVLAMLWLFFLLAGALLLSRFVSPDVRLADLLFEVASAQGNVGLSVGITAPGMSGAAKLVLCFNMWVGRLEIIPVLMLIRGLTFQRD, from the coding sequence ATGGGGACGAAGGATCTGCGGATCGTCCTGCGCGACGTAGGGCTCCTCGCCCCGGTGGTCGGGGTGATGGCCGTCTGCTCCGTTCCGGTGGCCGTGCTGTTCGACGAATGGCACGCACTGGGGGCATTGGGGTGGACGGTGGTTGCCTCGCTCGGAGTGTGGGCGTTTCTCTACCTCCCGTTTCGCCGAGCCGGCGAGGCCCGACTCAAGCATGGCCTCATCGTCGCCGCAGTAGGCTGGCTGGTTGTCGCCGCGCTGGGAGCGCTTCCGCTGTCACTGGTGTCGACCGGAGCCAGGGAAGCGGGCCTTCCCTATGCTGACCCGACCAGCGCGTTCTTCGAGAGCATCTCGGGGTTCACTGGGACCGGGCTCACCATGGCCCTGCGCCCGGATCTCCTGCCGCGCACCCTCCAGTGGTGGCGATCGTTCATGGAGTGGGTGGGAGGCATGGGCGTGATCGTCCTGATGATCACCCTCATCGTCGGACCAGGAATGACGGCGGCGAACCTGTACTTCGCCGAAGCCCGGGGGGAGAAGATCCATCCCTCGGTGCTGTCCACGGTGCGCACGATGTGGTGGATCTATCTTCTGTACACGTTCCTCGCCGTGGCAGCCCTGTGGGGCGCAGGAATGCCGCTGTGGGACGCGGTGAACCACGGCATGACCGGCGTGGCGACGGGGGGGTTCTCGATTTGGCCGGAGTCGTTGGGTCACTACCGCTCTCTGGGCATCGAGATCGTAACCCTGTTTGTCATGATCGCGGGCGCGATCAGCTTTGTCGTCCATTACCACACCCTGCAGCGAGGTCCACGAACGCTGGTTGCCGACGTCCAGACCCGGGCCCTGTTGATCCTCGTGGTGGTCGGGGGCGCGCTCCTGTCGGCCCTCCGGCTGGGCGTCGTCTCGGCCGACGCGGCGTTCCGTGGGGGCGCGTTTCAGTTTGCCTCTGCCTTGACGTGTACGGGGTTCCAGACCGTGCCCCTCGATGGTTGGTCCGACGTCGCGAAGCTCATGTTGATCGTGGGCATGGTGATCGGAGGGGCAGCGGGATCTACCGCTGGCGGGATCAAGGTGATGCGGTTCATGTTGCTCGTCCGTGGGGCGAGCTGGCAGCTCAAGCGCCTCGCCCGCTCGCCAGATGCAGTGATCCCGCTCCGCTGGGGGCGTCAGCCCCTCCCGGAGGTCGTGGCGTTCCGCCGCATGGGAGAGGCGGCGGTTCTGGCCATGCTGTGGCTGTTCTTCCTGCTCGCGGGGGCCCTCCTCCTGTCGCGGTTCGTCTCCCCGGATGTCCGGCTGGCGGATCTCCTGTTCGAGGTGGCCTCGGCGCAGGGCAACGTGGGTCTGTCAGTGGGGATCACCGCCCCCGGGATGTCTGGCGCTGCGAAGCTCGTTCTGTGCTTCAACATGTGGGTCGGGCGGCTCGAGATCATCCCCGTTCTGATGCTCATCCGCGGCCTGACGTTCCAACGGGACTAG
- a CDS encoding Low-specificity L-threonine aldolase, with amino-acid sequence MIDLRSDTVTLPVAAMRQAMAAADVGDDVYGEDPTVHRLEERAAELAGTEAALFVPSGTMGNQVAIACHTRPGQEVIVEAGSHIYNVELATLARFSGVQPRVVPGERGVFTAEQVAAAIRPNLYYLAPTGLVCLENTHNAAGGRVWPLAQAREVLDLAHSRRIPVHLDGARIFNASLATGITVRELALGFDSVMFCLSKGLGCPVGSILCGSRPFIVEARRVRKALGGGMRQAGILAAAGLYALDHHVDRLAEDHAHARLLANGLAAIPGLSVVPPETNIVLFTLERGPDAETLCARLRTRGVLASPAGAGTSTRQVRMVTHLGVSSADVQRTVDLVRRELRTAHA; translated from the coding sequence ATGATTGATCTGCGCTCGGATACGGTGACCCTTCCTGTAGCGGCGATGCGACAGGCCATGGCCGCTGCGGACGTGGGGGACGACGTGTACGGCGAAGATCCCACCGTCCACCGGCTCGAAGAGCGGGCTGCCGAACTCGCGGGAACCGAGGCTGCGCTGTTCGTCCCATCGGGGACGATGGGGAATCAGGTTGCGATCGCCTGCCACACTCGCCCAGGCCAGGAGGTCATCGTCGAGGCAGGTTCTCACATCTACAACGTAGAATTGGCAACGCTGGCTCGGTTCTCGGGAGTCCAGCCGCGCGTCGTCCCGGGTGAGCGCGGGGTGTTCACCGCAGAGCAGGTTGCCGCCGCCATCCGGCCCAATCTGTACTACCTTGCGCCGACAGGCCTCGTGTGCCTGGAGAACACGCACAACGCCGCCGGAGGCCGGGTGTGGCCCCTCGCCCAGGCGCGAGAGGTCCTCGACCTCGCCCACAGCCGGCGGATCCCCGTTCACCTCGACGGGGCCCGCATCTTCAACGCCAGCCTGGCCACAGGGATCACCGTCCGGGAGCTTGCGCTGGGGTTCGACTCGGTCATGTTCTGTCTCTCCAAGGGACTTGGCTGCCCGGTGGGATCGATCCTCTGTGGATCGCGGCCGTTCATCGTCGAGGCGCGGCGCGTGCGGAAGGCGCTCGGGGGAGGAATGCGCCAGGCCGGCATCCTCGCCGCCGCCGGTCTGTACGCGCTCGACCACCACGTGGATCGACTCGCCGAGGACCACGCGCACGCTCGCCTTCTCGCCAACGGCCTCGCTGCAATCCCTGGGCTGTCGGTTGTCCCTCCGGAAACGAACATCGTGCTCTTCACCCTCGAGCGAGGTCCCGACGCGGAGACCCTCTGCGCACGCCTCCGCACTCGGGGCGTGCTCGCCTCCCCGGCTGGGGCCGGGACCTCGACACGCCAAGTACGCATGGTGACCCACCTGGGGGTCTCCTCTGCCGACGTGCAGCGGACGGTTGACCTCGTCCGGCGAGAACTCCGTACCGCACACGCGTGA
- a CDS encoding Beta-hexosaminidase, whose protein sequence is MNKKLAWAIVGLLGGVIVLSGCTSGPVGPVQRITAAIVASPGEGKAPLAVHFDASSSADPQGPLTDHLWDFGDGSPVVSGREIQHTYQRAGEYLVTLVVVGPSGTGRATAFVRALNNPPTASFTFLPVDPFEGESVTFDASGSSDPDNDIARYTWDFGDGGTGDGKIVSHTFSHPGQFLVMLTVTDAAGAQATTSRLVQVEDCSSGGCGRRR, encoded by the coding sequence ATGAACAAGAAGCTCGCATGGGCAATCGTAGGACTGCTCGGGGGGGTGATCGTCCTGTCCGGGTGCACCTCGGGGCCCGTGGGGCCTGTGCAGCGGATCACCGCGGCGATTGTCGCCTCCCCTGGCGAAGGCAAGGCCCCGCTGGCTGTGCACTTCGATGCATCGAGTTCTGCTGACCCACAAGGCCCTCTCACCGATCACCTGTGGGACTTCGGCGATGGGAGTCCGGTGGTGAGCGGTCGGGAAATCCAGCACACCTATCAGCGCGCCGGGGAGTACCTGGTGACGCTCGTTGTAGTTGGCCCCTCAGGAACTGGGCGTGCGACGGCGTTCGTCCGCGCCTTGAACAACCCACCAACCGCTTCGTTCACCTTCCTGCCGGTGGATCCGTTCGAAGGGGAGTCCGTAACCTTCGACGCCTCTGGCTCCTCTGACCCGGACAACGACATCGCGCGCTACACGTGGGACTTCGGGGACGGTGGAACCGGCGACGGGAAGATCGTATCGCACACGTTCTCCCATCCTGGGCAGTTCCTCGTCATGCTCACGGTTACCGATGCGGCGGGCGCCCAAGCCACGACGTCCCGATTGGTGCAGGTCGAAGATTGTAGCTCTGGGGGCTGCGGCAGACGGAGATAG
- a CDS encoding Glycine dehydrogenase [decarboxylating] (glycine cleavage system P1 protein), producing the protein MSAYIPHTPDDVRAMLETIGTPEVEGLFSDIPSAVRARYKPLGLRAHDDLAVHRHVTSLAERSTGQQLVPFLGAGLYDHFIPPVVGHILSRSEFFTAYTPYQAEISQGTLTWMFEYQTMICELTGMEVANASMYDGATALAEAVLMAHRTTRGKTVLLPRSLHPRFREVVATYAWGAGLIVREVPYDANGQLALGEIPADTCALVVQQPNALGVLEEMKGLKERLGAAFLIACTLPIPLAVIEPPGACGADVVVGEGQSLGNPLAFGGPLLGFFATRMGHLRRMPGRVSGQTQDADGNTGYVMTFQTREQHIRREGATSNICTNSALCALAATVYLAALGPGGLRRVALLSLERAHTLADRIAALPGYSLAFGGPFFHEFVVRCADPQRAVTRLRQAGIGVLPPSHLHPLGIHDGFSVAVTEKRTLDDLDRFVAALEEA; encoded by the coding sequence ATGAGCGCCTACATCCCCCACACCCCGGACGACGTCCGGGCGATGTTGGAGACGATAGGGACTCCCGAGGTCGAGGGGTTGTTCTCAGACATCCCCTCCGCGGTGCGTGCCCGATACAAGCCCCTCGGCCTTCGCGCCCACGATGACCTCGCTGTGCACCGCCACGTGACCTCTCTCGCCGAACGTTCGACCGGCCAACAACTGGTCCCCTTTCTGGGAGCGGGGCTGTACGACCACTTCATCCCCCCTGTGGTCGGTCACATCCTGTCTCGCTCCGAGTTCTTCACCGCCTACACCCCATACCAGGCCGAGATCTCCCAGGGAACCCTCACCTGGATGTTCGAGTACCAGACGATGATCTGCGAGCTGACGGGAATGGAGGTGGCCAACGCCTCGATGTACGACGGGGCCACCGCGCTCGCCGAGGCCGTACTCATGGCCCACCGCACCACACGAGGGAAAACCGTCCTCCTCCCCCGTTCGCTCCACCCAAGGTTCCGCGAGGTCGTCGCCACCTACGCGTGGGGGGCCGGCCTCATCGTGCGCGAAGTGCCCTACGATGCCAACGGACAACTCGCCCTCGGGGAGATCCCCGCCGATACCTGTGCCCTCGTCGTACAGCAGCCAAACGCGCTGGGCGTTCTGGAGGAGATGAAGGGGCTCAAGGAGCGGCTCGGGGCGGCGTTCCTCATCGCGTGCACCCTCCCGATTCCGCTGGCCGTGATCGAGCCTCCTGGGGCTTGCGGAGCAGATGTGGTGGTCGGTGAAGGACAGTCGCTCGGAAACCCGCTGGCATTCGGTGGTCCTCTCCTCGGTTTCTTCGCCACGCGGATGGGTCATCTGCGGCGGATGCCAGGACGCGTGTCGGGGCAGACCCAGGATGCGGACGGCAACACCGGGTACGTGATGACATTCCAGACCCGCGAGCAGCATATCCGTCGGGAAGGCGCGACGTCGAACATCTGTACCAATTCGGCGCTCTGCGCCCTCGCCGCCACAGTGTACCTCGCCGCTCTCGGACCGGGCGGGCTGAGGCGAGTTGCGCTGCTGTCCCTCGAGCGAGCTCACACTCTCGCCGACCGGATCGCTGCGCTGCCCGGGTACAGCCTGGCGTTTGGGGGGCCGTTCTTCCACGAGTTCGTGGTGCGGTGCGCCGACCCCCAACGTGCCGTGACCCGGCTACGTCAAGCAGGCATAGGCGTGCTGCCCCCAAGCCACCTTCATCCCCTGGGAATCCATGATGGATTCAGCGTTGCCGTAACGGAGAAACGCACCCTGGATGACCTCGATCGCTTCGTCGCCGCATTGGAGGAAGCATGA
- a CDS encoding Uridine kinase, which produces MAVQNRIRKVKKRDRSLVAFDQGRIVHAILRAARSVGGFSLDHVPGVNDRLFACGDDEHIAVFLSDVVVATLNRDPRHWIANFPPTVEEIQDTVIHVLRSFGFVIVADAYECWRWGKHWVRAGAITMDEFVGNGYPTPLHNETLAWNRTHGCDSLDGLNDIVRSGRLPDLVAAATERYELAVDAAAAKVLARAGEGSLRVIWVSGPSSSGKTTTTVKLLQRLQEEGLQFLMLNLDDYFWPLVEHPTDWLNDRNFETPEALDIQAINRHLRALLEGQTIQKPIYSFKEGRHVGTKPVRLKNGQLLLVDCLHGLYPPLTAGIGREAMFWLYIEAANMLYEGDGTSERMTQFTDVRLLRRMLRDVKHRNHPPLGTLLHWHYVRSGELFSIIPLMGLADHVVNGGMPFDLPVLKPFFVPDGIWPRPDEVAPYDTFLDARIRYRRIGNLLAEVVGLTLWEAEDHALIPGDHLVREFIGGSTLRIPHNE; this is translated from the coding sequence GTGGCGGTGCAAAACAGAATCCGCAAGGTCAAGAAGCGTGACCGGTCGCTCGTTGCCTTTGACCAGGGCCGGATCGTCCACGCCATTCTCCGCGCCGCGCGTTCGGTCGGCGGTTTCTCTCTCGATCATGTTCCGGGTGTGAATGATCGCCTCTTCGCGTGCGGGGATGACGAGCACATCGCGGTGTTCCTCTCGGATGTCGTGGTCGCAACCTTGAACCGCGATCCTCGGCACTGGATCGCCAACTTTCCCCCGACGGTGGAGGAGATTCAGGACACGGTGATCCATGTTCTACGCAGCTTCGGATTCGTGATCGTCGCGGATGCGTACGAGTGTTGGCGGTGGGGAAAGCATTGGGTACGCGCAGGGGCGATCACGATGGACGAGTTCGTGGGCAATGGGTACCCCACGCCTCTCCACAACGAAACCCTCGCCTGGAACCGTACGCACGGGTGCGACAGTCTGGACGGCCTCAACGATATCGTCCGCTCGGGCCGGCTTCCAGACTTGGTGGCAGCAGCCACGGAACGCTATGAGCTTGCGGTGGACGCGGCAGCGGCGAAGGTCCTTGCCCGCGCTGGAGAGGGCAGCCTGCGGGTCATCTGGGTGTCGGGTCCATCGTCGTCGGGGAAGACGACAACCACGGTCAAGCTCCTCCAGCGGCTACAGGAAGAGGGGCTGCAGTTCTTGATGCTGAACCTCGACGACTACTTCTGGCCGCTCGTCGAGCACCCCACGGACTGGCTCAACGACCGGAACTTCGAGACACCCGAGGCGCTCGACATCCAGGCGATCAATCGGCACCTGCGGGCGTTGCTCGAAGGGCAGACGATCCAGAAGCCGATCTACAGCTTCAAGGAGGGCCGCCACGTGGGGACGAAGCCCGTGCGCCTGAAGAATGGCCAGCTCCTCCTGGTGGATTGTCTGCATGGGCTGTACCCGCCGCTCACGGCCGGGATCGGCCGGGAGGCGATGTTCTGGCTGTACATCGAGGCAGCCAACATGCTCTACGAGGGGGATGGCACGAGCGAGCGGATGACGCAGTTCACCGATGTTCGCCTCCTGCGGCGGATGCTGCGCGATGTGAAGCACCGCAACCATCCACCGTTGGGAACGCTGCTCCACTGGCACTACGTTCGGTCGGGAGAGCTGTTCTCGATCATCCCCCTGATGGGACTCGCCGATCACGTCGTCAACGGGGGGATGCCGTTTGACCTTCCCGTCCTGAAGCCGTTCTTTGTTCCCGACGGGATATGGCCGAGACCAGACGAAGTTGCCCCGTACGACACGTTCCTTGACGCGCGGATTCGCTACCGGCGGATCGGCAACCTCCTTGCGGAGGTGGTGGGACTGACCTTATGGGAGGCAGAGGACCACGCGCTCATTCCCGGAGACCACCTGGTGCGGGAGTTCATCGGCGGAAGCACCCTGCGTATCCCTCACAACGAGTAG
- a CDS encoding Phosphoglucosamine mutase, whose translation MPKYFGTDGIRGVAGVDLTTDLAHRVGLAAGRVFAARMVLLARDTRPSGPALEAACADGLAAAGAEVHLAGILPSPAVSHLVRRERYDLGVVISASHNPPQDNGIKLYDGQGLKLSPEEEDRVEALFDARMEPGRRGATVVRADAAAVYRSLLRSAVPRLSLAGLRVAVDCAHGATCGLAPGLFAELGADVVPLGGEPDGTRINATGAAALGPLQEAVRQSGVDLGIAFDGDGDRVMFVDAQGQPVEGDRLLAALAPLLWRWKEISSPAVVVTVLANMGTEEYLRDHGIRVMRVPVGDRNVAWAMRREGIELGGEPSGHIVFGRHAPTGDGILTALLALQVLRRAEMSLGDLVTPVPTYPQVREDVPVANREVALAAPSVQRAIGDAERLLDGRGRLIVRRSGTQSLVRVVAEGPDEASLRLAVAKVTGALDPFRDEQLVGEHAAGSGPARRTPDPPDPASVSEHDLGSESRHGAVF comes from the coding sequence GTGCCCAAGTACTTCGGGACGGACGGGATCCGGGGCGTGGCTGGGGTCGATCTGACCACCGACCTGGCGCATCGCGTGGGATTGGCCGCCGGTCGGGTGTTCGCAGCGCGCATGGTTCTCCTTGCCCGCGACACGAGGCCTTCTGGCCCCGCGCTGGAGGCAGCGTGTGCGGATGGGCTCGCCGCAGCGGGTGCGGAGGTCCATCTCGCGGGCATCCTCCCATCGCCCGCGGTATCTCACCTTGTCCGACGGGAACGTTACGACCTGGGAGTCGTGATCTCCGCTTCCCACAACCCTCCTCAGGACAACGGGATCAAGCTGTACGACGGCCAGGGTCTCAAGCTATCTCCTGAGGAAGAGGACCGCGTGGAGGCGCTGTTCGATGCCCGGATGGAGCCCGGTCGACGGGGGGCGACGGTGGTGCGGGCGGATGCCGCCGCGGTCTACCGCTCCCTGCTGCGATCTGCTGTTCCCCGCCTCTCTTTGGCCGGCCTGCGGGTTGCCGTCGACTGTGCCCACGGGGCGACGTGTGGGCTCGCGCCCGGGCTCTTCGCCGAGCTGGGGGCGGATGTCGTGCCTCTTGGCGGCGAGCCGGACGGCACACGGATCAACGCCACCGGTGCCGCTGCCCTCGGACCCCTCCAGGAGGCCGTACGCCAGTCGGGGGTAGATCTAGGCATCGCGTTCGACGGGGATGGCGATCGAGTCATGTTTGTGGATGCCCAGGGCCAGCCGGTGGAGGGGGATCGTCTCCTCGCTGCGCTGGCCCCCCTCCTCTGGCGGTGGAAGGAGATCTCTTCGCCGGCGGTCGTGGTCACCGTCCTGGCGAACATGGGGACGGAGGAGTACCTCCGGGATCACGGGATCCGCGTGATGCGGGTCCCGGTGGGTGACCGTAACGTGGCCTGGGCGATGAGAAGGGAAGGGATCGAGCTGGGAGGCGAACCCTCCGGCCACATCGTGTTCGGGCGCCATGCGCCGACGGGAGACGGGATTCTTACAGCTCTCCTTGCATTGCAGGTCCTGCGCCGGGCGGAGATGTCACTGGGAGATCTTGTCACTCCGGTCCCGACCTACCCCCAGGTGAGGGAGGACGTACCGGTGGCGAATCGCGAGGTGGCGTTGGCTGCCCCGAGCGTGCAACGGGCGATCGGGGACGCAGAGCGGCTGCTCGATGGCCGGGGACGGCTCATCGTGCGCCGGTCGGGGACGCAATCACTGGTGCGCGTGGTGGCCGAGGGGCCGGACGAAGCCTCGCTGCGCCTTGCTGTGGCCAAGGTGACTGGGGCGCTGGACCCGTTCCGGGACGAACAGCTTGTGGGAGAGCATGCTGCGGGGTCTGGGCCTGCCCGGAGGACACCGGATCCCCCCGATCCGGCTTCGGTCTCTGAACACGATCTGGGCAGCGAGAGTCGGCACGGAGCAGTCTTCTGA
- a CDS encoding Glycine dehydrogenase [decarboxylating] (glycine cleavage system P2 protein), with protein sequence MSTIYDHGAPGRRAVALPPLEQGEERVLEKIPARLRRRSALHLPEVSQPELVRHYTALSRLNYGVDTGFYPLGSCTMKHNPRLHEDLARHPGFAGLHPLLPTEDCQGALALLWEIGEHLKGVTGMPGITLQPAAGAHGELTGMLLMKKWLEDRGEHRSRTKILLPDSAHGTNPASAAMVGFSVVSIPSDRRGMVDLDALDAALGPDVAGIMLTVPNTLGIFEEDILAITDRVHNAGGLCYFDGANLNAYLGRARPGDMGADIFHINLHKTFSTPHGGGGPGAGPVTVSEVLVPFLPVPEIVRQGDVYDLAWDRPRSIGRVHPYFGNVLVIVKALAYILSLGDAGMREVSGGAVLAANYLKARLKDAYKLPYDQLAKHEFVLSSEGLGQGVRTLDVAKRLMDYGFHPPTIYFPLIVKEALMIEPTETEPKEVLDAFVAAMLAIATEARDHPELLHEAPHRTPVRRLDEARAVREPRLRLQF encoded by the coding sequence ATGAGCACGATCTATGACCACGGTGCCCCGGGCCGCCGGGCGGTGGCCCTGCCGCCGCTGGAACAAGGCGAGGAGCGTGTTCTAGAGAAGATTCCCGCACGACTGCGACGCCGCAGCGCCCTTCACCTGCCCGAGGTATCGCAGCCCGAGCTCGTTCGTCACTACACGGCGCTGTCTCGACTCAACTACGGCGTGGACACCGGGTTCTACCCGCTGGGGTCGTGTACGATGAAGCACAACCCGCGGCTCCACGAAGACCTGGCACGGCATCCAGGATTCGCAGGCCTGCACCCCCTGTTGCCAACTGAGGACTGCCAGGGGGCGTTGGCCCTTCTCTGGGAGATCGGAGAACACCTCAAGGGAGTCACTGGAATGCCGGGGATCACACTCCAGCCGGCAGCCGGCGCACACGGTGAGCTAACCGGAATGCTCCTGATGAAGAAGTGGCTGGAGGATCGTGGGGAGCACCGCTCACGAACGAAGATTCTTCTCCCGGACTCCGCCCACGGGACGAACCCCGCCTCGGCAGCGATGGTCGGGTTCTCGGTCGTCTCCATTCCGTCCGATCGCCGCGGGATGGTGGACCTCGATGCGTTGGATGCAGCCCTCGGGCCCGATGTGGCCGGAATCATGCTCACCGTCCCCAACACGCTGGGGATCTTCGAAGAGGACATCCTGGCGATCACAGACCGTGTCCACAACGCGGGAGGCCTCTGCTACTTCGATGGGGCGAACCTCAACGCCTACCTCGGCCGCGCCCGCCCGGGGGACATGGGAGCCGACATCTTCCACATCAACCTCCACAAGACGTTCTCCACCCCTCATGGCGGGGGAGGGCCCGGCGCCGGCCCGGTCACGGTGTCGGAGGTGTTGGTCCCCTTCCTCCCCGTTCCCGAGATCGTGCGCCAGGGGGACGTCTACGACCTCGCCTGGGATCGTCCAAGGTCGATTGGCCGCGTCCATCCGTACTTCGGAAACGTCCTTGTCATCGTGAAGGCACTCGCCTACATCCTCTCCCTCGGCGACGCCGGGATGCGTGAGGTGTCAGGGGGGGCCGTACTCGCTGCAAACTACCTCAAGGCAAGACTGAAGGACGCGTACAAGCTTCCCTACGATCAGCTCGCAAAACACGAGTTTGTCCTATCAAGCGAAGGGTTGGGCCAGGGAGTGCGAACGCTTGACGTCGCCAAGAGGCTGATGGACTACGGCTTCCATCCCCCAACGATCTACTTCCCGCTCATCGTCAAAGAGGCGTTGATGATCGAGCCCACCGAAACGGAACCCAAGGAAGTCCTGGACGCGTTTGTCGCAGCGATGCTTGCGATTGCGACCGAGGCTCGCGACCATCCGGAGCTCCTCCACGAGGCGCCCCATCGGACCCCCGTGCGCCGATTGGACGAAGCGCGCGCGGTGCGGGAGCCTCGGCTGAGGCTGCAGTTCTAG
- a CDS encoding Glycine cleavage system H protein — MTATEFRYTKDHEWVRLEGDKAWVGITDHAQKQLGDIVFVELPPVGKVVRLGETVASVESVKAVGEVGAPLSGVVLEVNQALSASPDLVNKDPQGQGWLFTLRISTPSELSALLDAKAYEALVASGG; from the coding sequence GTGACCGCAACCGAGTTCAGATACACGAAGGATCATGAGTGGGTCCGCCTGGAAGGGGACAAGGCCTGGGTGGGGATCACCGATCACGCCCAGAAGCAGCTCGGAGACATCGTATTCGTCGAACTCCCCCCGGTGGGTAAGGTCGTGCGCCTGGGGGAGACCGTAGCCTCGGTGGAGTCGGTGAAGGCGGTGGGAGAGGTGGGAGCCCCGCTGAGCGGAGTGGTGCTCGAGGTGAATCAGGCCCTCTCTGCATCCCCTGATCTTGTGAACAAGGACCCCCAGGGGCAGGGGTGGCTGTTCACGTTGCGGATCAGCACTCCCAGCGAACTGAGTGCACTCCTCGACGCCAAGGCGTACGAGGCACTCGTGGCGAGCGGCGGATGA